The following coding sequences are from one Photobacterium angustum window:
- a CDS encoding methylenetetrahydrofolate reductase, giving the protein MSEQYQPTPESELRVRYNDITRGVYFIGTTPPKTSTPIEDVEGIADRLVDRIRDLAIDGLIVYDIQDEASRTNKPRPFPFKSTHDPRHYSSLLNKKTDRPVITYKSVVQSETEAFDEWLNEAWDEYRVRDMVLVGSPSAKNDVSLPLSTAYQTLAENRNDFFTGGIMIAERHAKKGNEHERLIEKYKQGCNFFISQAIYDTQATIDILTRYAIECKEQGLKPQRIILTFSPCGSAKTLEFIEWLGVSVPEATSLRILNAENPLHESIKMCCNSLNQILDAVVEYDLPLGLNIESLTNRKEEIDGSILLYKLLRSSMDSHLAKHEFRLLKRKARANKLASA; this is encoded by the coding sequence ATGTCGGAACAATATCAACCTACCCCTGAATCTGAACTGCGTGTCCGTTATAACGATATTACACGCGGTGTTTATTTTATTGGTACAACACCACCAAAAACCAGTACACCGATTGAAGATGTTGAAGGCATTGCTGATCGTTTAGTTGATCGTATTCGTGATCTCGCGATTGATGGTTTGATTGTTTACGATATTCAAGATGAAGCATCACGTACCAATAAGCCTCGTCCGTTCCCTTTTAAATCGACCCATGATCCTCGTCATTACTCATCACTATTGAATAAGAAAACAGATCGTCCTGTGATCACTTATAAGAGTGTGGTGCAGTCGGAAACGGAAGCGTTTGATGAGTGGCTAAATGAAGCGTGGGATGAATACCGTGTACGTGACATGGTATTAGTGGGTAGTCCATCAGCGAAAAATGATGTTTCATTGCCATTATCTACGGCATATCAAACGCTGGCTGAAAACCGTAATGACTTCTTTACTGGCGGCATTATGATTGCTGAGCGTCATGCTAAGAAAGGTAATGAGCATGAACGTTTGATTGAAAAGTATAAGCAAGGTTGTAACTTCTTTATTTCTCAAGCTATTTACGATACTCAGGCGACGATTGATATTCTGACTCGTTACGCGATTGAGTGTAAAGAGCAAGGCTTAAAACCGCAGCGTATTATCTTAACCTTCTCACCTTGTGGTAGTGCAAAAACGTTAGAGTTTATTGAGTGGTTAGGTGTAAGCGTTCCAGAAGCAACAAGTTTGCGTATTTTGAATGCGGAAAACCCACTGCATGAATCGATTAAGATGTGCTGTAACAGCTTAAATCAGATCTTGGATGCGGTAGTGGAGTATGACTTACCACTAGGCTTAAATATTGAAAGCTTAACTAACCGTAAAGAAGAAATTGACGGTTCTATCTTACTTTACAAGTTGCTACGTTCGTCAATGGACAGTCATTTAGCAAAGCATGAATTCCGTTTGTTAAAGCGTAAAGCTCGCGCGAATAAACTTGCATCTGCTTAA